A single Acropora palmata chromosome 5, jaAcrPala1.3, whole genome shotgun sequence DNA region contains:
- the LOC141881667 gene encoding polypeptide N-acetylgalactosaminyltransferase 13-like isoform X1 translates to MAFRFSGICSQIHKPRQVITVALLISMVWFILNTILLVSYQWNIALNHVKINDRLRQENNSDNLGFQEKSETAERLTKQLPRGISEVEDSLNKIDTSLEFSQDVGKRLRSTVLGKELISQIETNSFEEEKMTSKLRVGKRNSSPKIFETKPFFEVKTTRLRNLNRHSKVTKVAVRNPDLSDVNARETNGPGEDGRAVVVVKSEKSFEKEGYNKFAFNEYVSGKISLIRSIPDTRSPGCSDKTYPVSDLPTTSVIICFHNEAWSTLLRTVHTVLLRSPPELLKEIILIDDFSSYDHLKRPLEDYMTNIGKVRILRTAKREGLIRARLLGAKSAKASVLTFLDAHCEANIGWLEPLLDRIRRDPRTVAVPVIDIISSSDFSYSQTPANIIGGFTWDMQFNWHSLPQNLQNRRTEPSDPIRTPTMAGGLFAIERKYFFDSGSYDEGMEVWGGENLEMSFRIWQCGGKLEIVPCSRVGHVFRSRFPYTFPGGYHEVAVNLARVVHVWMDDYKKFVFMKRADLKIIDHGDLRSRLELRKRLNCKSFKWYLNNVYPEQQIPPSSYLAYGEVRNPESGLCLDTMGRTIGAELGVSRCHGLGGNQQFMVSKNHKLSIEQGNSVTCVVAVANSLLLSSCDDSKSQWTVSLGKLLNRKGSCIELTGRHKVGMNGCKNSAQQEWVFSED, encoded by the exons ATGGCTTTCAGATTTAGCGGTATATGTAGCCAAATTCACAAGCCTCGACAAGTGATTACTGTTGCTTTGCTTATCTCTATGGTATGGTTTATATTAAATACTATTCTACTCGTTTCATACCAATGGAATATCGCCTTAAATCATGTGAAGATAAATGATAGACTACGACAGGAAAATAACAGCGACAACCTTGGATTTCAGGAGAAATCAGAGACAGCAGAAAGGCTGACCAAACAATTACCACGTGGAATATCCGAGGTTGAAGACTCTCTCAACAAAATCGATACTTCTCTCGAGTTTTCGCAAGATGTAGGCAAACGATTGCGCAGTACAGTGTTGGGAAAGGAATTAATTAGCCAAATTGAAACTAATTCatttgaagaggaaaaaatgacaagtaaACTGAGAGTGGGAAAGAGAAATAGCTCGCCAAAAATTTTTGAGACAAAGCCCTTTTTTGAGGTGAAGACAACTCGATTAAGAAACCTAAACAGACATTCTAAGGTCACAAAGGTTGCTGTGCGTAATCCAGACTTGTCCGACGTGAATGCTCGAGAAACGAACGGTCCCGGAGAAGATGGAAGAGCTGTGGTtgttgtgaaaagtgaaaaaagctttgaaaaGGAAGGGTACaataaatttgctttcaaTGAATATGTGAGTGGGAAGATTTCTCTTATACGTTCAATCCCGGATACGAGGAGTCCTGG GTGTTCTGACAAGACGTATCCAGTCTCAGATCTTCCTACTACCAGTGTGATAATATGTTTTCACAACGAAGCGTGGTCCACGTTGTTGCGCACGGTTCATACTGTGTTACTGCGCTCTCCACCAGAGCTCCTGAAAGAAATTATTCTCATTGATGATTTCAGTTCATatg ATCACTTGAAAAGGCCACTCGAGGATTACATGACAAACATAGGGAAGGTTCGTATTTTAAGGACAGCAAAACGAGAGGGACTGATACGAGCACGTCTGCTTGGAGCCAAATCCGCCAAAGCTTCAGTGTTAACGTTTCTTGACGCCCACTGTGAAGCAAACATCGGTTGGTTGGAGCCTCTGCTGGACAGGATACGAAGAGATCCCAGAACAGTAGCTGTTCCAGTGATTGATATAATAAGCTCATCAGACTTCTCTTATTCTCAAACACCTGCTAATATCATAGGGGGTTTTACTTGGGATATGCAGTTTAACTGGCATTCTTTACCACAGAATCTTCAAAACCGACGAACAGAACCCAGTGACCCTATAAG AACTCCTACCATGGCAGGAGGTTTGTTTGCTATTGAACGAAAGTACTTTTTCGATTCGGGCTCCTACGATGAAGGAATGGAAGTCTGGGGTGGAGAAAATCTGGAGATGTCATTTCGG ATATGGCAATGTGGCGGCAAATTGGAGATTGTGCCTTGTTCACGTGTTGGTCACGTTTTTCGTTCACGATTTCCATACACGTTTCCAGGTGGTTATCACGAAGTGGCTGTTAACCTTGCACGTGTTGTTCATGTATGGATGGATGATTATAAAAAGTTCGTGTTTATGAAAAGGGCAGATTTGAAGATTATAGACCATGGAGACTTACGATCAAGATTGGAACTAAGAAAGCGACTGAACTGCAAAAGTTTCAAATGGTACTTGAATAATGTTTATCCTGAGCAACAAATACCACCTTCAAGCTACCTGGCATATGGAGAG GTTCGTAATCCCGAGTCCGGTTTGTGTCTAGATACCATGGGCAGGACGATTGGTGCTGAACTTGGCGTATCACGTTGCCATGGATTGGGTGGAAATCAG CAATTTATGGTGTCAAAGAATCATAAGCTGAGTATTGAACAAGGGAACAGCGTGACGTGTGTTGTGGCTGTTGCAAACAGTTTACTGCTTTCTTCTTGCGATGATAGCAAAAGTCAATGGACAGTATCTCTG gGCAAGTTGCTCAACAGGAAAGGAAGTTGCATTGAACTTACTGGCAGACATAAAGTGGGAATGAACGGGTGCAAAAACTCAGCTCAACAAGAATGGGTATTTTCAGAAGATTGA
- the LOC141881667 gene encoding polypeptide N-acetylgalactosaminyltransferase 13-like isoform X2 yields MAFRFSGICSQIHKPRQVITVALLISMVWFILNTILLVSYQWNIALNHVKINDRLRQENNSDNLGFQEKSETAERLTKQLPRGISEVEDSLNKIDTSLEFSQDVGKRLRSTVLGKELISQIETNSFEEEKMTSKLRVGKRNSSPKIFETKPFFEVKTTRLRNLNRHSKVTKVAVRNPDLSDVNARETNGPGEDGRAVVVVKSEKSFEKEGYNKFAFNEYVSGKISLIRSIPDTRSPGCSDKTYPVSDLPTTSVIICFHNEAWSTLLRTVHTVLLRSPPELLKEIILIDDFSSYDHLKRPLEDYMTNIGKVRILRTAKREGLIRARLLGAKSAKASVLTFLDAHCEANIGWLEPLLDRIRRDPRTVAVPVIDIISSSDFSYSQTPANIIGGFTWDMQFNWHSLPQNLQNRRTEPSDPIRTPTMAGGLFAIERKYFFDSGSYDEGMEVWGGENLEMSFRIWQCGGKLEIVPCSRVGHVFRSRFPYTFPGGYHEVAVNLARVVHVWMDDYKKFVFMKRADLKIIDHGDLRSRLELRKRLNCKSFKWYLNNVYPEQQIPPSSYLAYGEVRNPESGLCLDTMGRTIGAELGVSRCHGLGGNQFQ; encoded by the exons ATGGCTTTCAGATTTAGCGGTATATGTAGCCAAATTCACAAGCCTCGACAAGTGATTACTGTTGCTTTGCTTATCTCTATGGTATGGTTTATATTAAATACTATTCTACTCGTTTCATACCAATGGAATATCGCCTTAAATCATGTGAAGATAAATGATAGACTACGACAGGAAAATAACAGCGACAACCTTGGATTTCAGGAGAAATCAGAGACAGCAGAAAGGCTGACCAAACAATTACCACGTGGAATATCCGAGGTTGAAGACTCTCTCAACAAAATCGATACTTCTCTCGAGTTTTCGCAAGATGTAGGCAAACGATTGCGCAGTACAGTGTTGGGAAAGGAATTAATTAGCCAAATTGAAACTAATTCatttgaagaggaaaaaatgacaagtaaACTGAGAGTGGGAAAGAGAAATAGCTCGCCAAAAATTTTTGAGACAAAGCCCTTTTTTGAGGTGAAGACAACTCGATTAAGAAACCTAAACAGACATTCTAAGGTCACAAAGGTTGCTGTGCGTAATCCAGACTTGTCCGACGTGAATGCTCGAGAAACGAACGGTCCCGGAGAAGATGGAAGAGCTGTGGTtgttgtgaaaagtgaaaaaagctttgaaaaGGAAGGGTACaataaatttgctttcaaTGAATATGTGAGTGGGAAGATTTCTCTTATACGTTCAATCCCGGATACGAGGAGTCCTGG GTGTTCTGACAAGACGTATCCAGTCTCAGATCTTCCTACTACCAGTGTGATAATATGTTTTCACAACGAAGCGTGGTCCACGTTGTTGCGCACGGTTCATACTGTGTTACTGCGCTCTCCACCAGAGCTCCTGAAAGAAATTATTCTCATTGATGATTTCAGTTCATatg ATCACTTGAAAAGGCCACTCGAGGATTACATGACAAACATAGGGAAGGTTCGTATTTTAAGGACAGCAAAACGAGAGGGACTGATACGAGCACGTCTGCTTGGAGCCAAATCCGCCAAAGCTTCAGTGTTAACGTTTCTTGACGCCCACTGTGAAGCAAACATCGGTTGGTTGGAGCCTCTGCTGGACAGGATACGAAGAGATCCCAGAACAGTAGCTGTTCCAGTGATTGATATAATAAGCTCATCAGACTTCTCTTATTCTCAAACACCTGCTAATATCATAGGGGGTTTTACTTGGGATATGCAGTTTAACTGGCATTCTTTACCACAGAATCTTCAAAACCGACGAACAGAACCCAGTGACCCTATAAG AACTCCTACCATGGCAGGAGGTTTGTTTGCTATTGAACGAAAGTACTTTTTCGATTCGGGCTCCTACGATGAAGGAATGGAAGTCTGGGGTGGAGAAAATCTGGAGATGTCATTTCGG ATATGGCAATGTGGCGGCAAATTGGAGATTGTGCCTTGTTCACGTGTTGGTCACGTTTTTCGTTCACGATTTCCATACACGTTTCCAGGTGGTTATCACGAAGTGGCTGTTAACCTTGCACGTGTTGTTCATGTATGGATGGATGATTATAAAAAGTTCGTGTTTATGAAAAGGGCAGATTTGAAGATTATAGACCATGGAGACTTACGATCAAGATTGGAACTAAGAAAGCGACTGAACTGCAAAAGTTTCAAATGGTACTTGAATAATGTTTATCCTGAGCAACAAATACCACCTTCAAGCTACCTGGCATATGGAGAG GTTCGTAATCCCGAGTCCGGTTTGTGTCTAGATACCATGGGCAGGACGATTGGTGCTGAACTTGGCGTATCACGTTGCCATGGATTGGGTGGAAATCAG TTCCAGTGA
- the LOC141881721 gene encoding polypeptide N-acetylgalactosaminyltransferase 13-like isoform X2, with translation MIVPKRRVVFFFVVISSSIWIYLATYLIFSGELLTDSFTYYDEGTLYNILMYDVTPNRNPQKPGEWGVAVSLNFLEKKREEQGFKDHAFNRVASDKISVERSLPDMRNSKCKSKKYALPLPTCSVIICFHNEAWSTLLRTVHSVINRTPPQLLKEIILVDDASERDELKTKLENYVADLRVVRIIRLGKRQGLIRARLKGASAAQGDVLTFLDAHCECSKGWLVPLLAKIAENRSNVVMPVIDEISDKNFYYHAVPEPFHRGIFRWRLEFGWKPVPQYEMERREDETDGIRTPVMAGGLFSIDKSYFEEIGTYDTGMDIWGGENLEISFRIWMCGGAIEMLPCSRVGHVFRPRFPYSFPARPGSDLDVVSRNLMRVADVWMDDYAKHFYNIRFDLKKKKHDDVSDRLALRKRLQCKSFKWYLENVIPELDVPDVNFAAAGQIRNPSTDQCLDTLGKKDDAPLGLYQCHGQGGNQYFVLTSKRELKSEDNCLDYNGYDLYLRECDGLLQNQKWEYKDNTLYHPRRDVCIDRGSKNSEHAKVRACDGRLSQVWEFSKTDDMD, from the exons ATGATCGTTCCGAAGCGACgtgttgtatttttctttgtggttATATCTTCATCTATCTGGATTTATTTAGCTACGTACTTAATTTTCAGTGGAGAGCTCTTGACTGACTCTTTTACCTATTATGACGAGGGAACACTTTATAATATCCTCATGTACGACGTAACACCGAATCGAAATCCACAAAAACCCGGTGAATGGGGTGTCGCGGTGTCCTTGAActttttggaaaagaaaagagaagagcAGGGTTTTAAGGACCATGCATTTAATCGCGTCGCCAGTGACAAGATTTCGGTTGAAAGAAGCCTTCCTGATATGAGGAACTCCAA ATGTAAATCCAAGAAATATGCACTACCACTTCCAACCTGCAGTGTAATAATATGTTTTCACAATGAAGCATGGTCAACTCTACTTAGGACAGTACACAGTGTAATTAACAGAACACCTCCACAGTTActcaaagaaatcattttagTTGATGATGCAAGTGAAAGAG ATGAACTCAAGACAAAGCTTGAGAATTATGTTGCTGACTTAAGAGTTGTTAGAATCATAAGACTTGGAAAAAGACAGGGTCTTATTCGTGCGAGGCTTAAAGGAGCATCTGCAGCACAGGGTGatgttttaacatttttagATGCACACTGTGAATGTTCCAAGGGATGGCTGGTGCCACTCCTTGCTAAGATTGCTGAAAATCGCTCCAATGTAGTTATGCCTGTCATAGATGAAATAAGTGACAAGAACTTCTATTATCATGCTGTGCCTGAACCTTTTCACAGAGGTATTTTCCGTTGGCGACTTGAGTTTGGTTGGAAACCTGTTCCTCAGTATGAGATGGAAAGACGTGAGGATGAAACAGACGGCATCAG gACACCTGTGATGGCTGGAGGACTGTTTTCTATTGataaaagttattttgaagaaataGGAACTTATGACACCGGAATGGATATTTGGGGTGGTGAAAATCTTGAAATATCATTTAGG ATCTGGATGTGTGGTGGCGCTATTGAAATGCTTCCTTGTTCACGTGTTGGACACGTGTTTAGACCACGCTTTCCGTACTCATTCCCCGCTCGTCCAGGGAGCGATCTGGATGTGGTGAGTCGCAATCTTATGCGAGTTGCTGATGTTTGGATGGATGACTACgccaaacatttttacaacatACGCTTTGAtcttaaaaagaagaaacacgATGATGTCAGTGACCGATTGGCTCTCAGAAAAAGATTGCAGTGCAAAAGTTTCAAGTGGTACTTGGAAAATGTTATCCCTGAGCTTGACGTCCCGGATGTGAACTTTGCAGCTGCTGGACAG ATCAGGAATCCTTCCACCGATCAATGTTTGGACACACTGGGGAAGAAAGATGATGCTCCATTAGGCCTGTATCAGTGTCACGGGCAAGGAGGGAATCAG TATTTTGTGTTAACAAGTAAAAGAGAACTAAAGTCCGAGGACAACTGTCTGGATTACAATGGCTATGACTTGTACTTAAGAGAATGCGATGGACTTTTGCAGAATCAGAAATGGGAATACAAG GATAACACGCTGTACCATCCTCGTCGGGATGTCTGCATTGACCGCGGCTCCAAAAACTCCGAACACGCCAAGGTCCGGGCTTgtgatggccgactttcacAAGTCTGGGAATTTTCGAAAACAGACGATATGGATTGA
- the LOC141881721 gene encoding polypeptide N-acetylgalactosaminyltransferase 1-like isoform X1 yields MARLISRRKLLYYTIVVTSVCWILGTISFFLIQSLEVSIDVKRRAPKGLVPAESLTLNAFLEQDRFTKKSNKRVDEHDKPTETTKHYQFHIKTSFAKGVIFSHKSPKKTVFITANYERFPPGVKLKGPGAGGAAVSVPKSRRHEEDEGFDQHSFNLVASDMISLHRKLRDHRNSGCKSKKYALPLPTCSVIICFHNEAWSTLLRTVHSVINRTPPQLLKEIILVDDASERDELKTKLENYVADLRVVRIIRLGKRQGLIRARLKGASAAQGDVLTFLDAHCECSKGWLVPLLAKIAENRSNVVMPVIDEISDKNFYYHAVPEPFHRGIFRWRLEFGWKPVPQYEMERREDETDGIRTPVMAGGLFSIDKSYFEEIGTYDTGMDIWGGENLEISFRIWMCGGAIEMLPCSRVGHVFRPRFPYSFPARPGSDLDVVSRNLMRVADVWMDDYAKHFYNIRFDLKKKKHDDVSDRLALRKRLQCKSFKWYLENVIPELDVPDVNFAAAGQIRNPSTDQCLDTLGKKDDAPLGLYQCHGQGGNQYFVLTSKRELKSEDNCLDYNGYDLYLRECDGLLQNQKWEYKDNTLYHPRRDVCIDRGSKNSEHAKVRACDGRLSQVWEFSKTDDMD; encoded by the exons ATGGCTCGATTAATTTCCAGGAGGAAATTGCTTTACTACACAATAGTAGTAACTTCAGTGTGCTGGATTCTTGGAACAATctcttttttcctcattcaatcCCTTGAAGTCAGCATAGACGTCAAACGAAGGGCCCCCAAAGGACTCGTTCCAGCTGAAAGTCTTACATTGAACGCATTCTTAGAACAAGATCGTTTCACTAAGAAATCAAACAAGAGGGTTGATGAACATGACAAGCCAACTGAAACAACGAAACACTATCAGTTTCACATCAAAACAAGTTTTGCGAAGGGCGttattttttctcataaaTCTCCAAAGAAGACTGTCTTTATTACAGCGAATTATGAGAGATTTCCACCTGGAGTTAAGCTGAAAGGACCGGGTGCTGGGGGAGCTGCCGTGTCCGTGCCAAAATCACGAAGACACGAGGAGGACGAAGGATTTGATCAACATTCGTTTAACCTTGTGGCCAGTGATATGATCTCTTTGCACCGCAAGTTAAGGGATCATAGAAACTCTGG ATGTAAATCCAAGAAATATGCACTACCACTTCCAACCTGCAGTGTAATAATATGTTTTCACAATGAAGCATGGTCAACTCTACTTAGGACAGTACACAGTGTAATTAACAGAACACCTCCACAGTTActcaaagaaatcattttagTTGATGATGCAAGTGAAAGAG ATGAACTCAAGACAAAGCTTGAGAATTATGTTGCTGACTTAAGAGTTGTTAGAATCATAAGACTTGGAAAAAGACAGGGTCTTATTCGTGCGAGGCTTAAAGGAGCATCTGCAGCACAGGGTGatgttttaacatttttagATGCACACTGTGAATGTTCCAAGGGATGGCTGGTGCCACTCCTTGCTAAGATTGCTGAAAATCGCTCCAATGTAGTTATGCCTGTCATAGATGAAATAAGTGACAAGAACTTCTATTATCATGCTGTGCCTGAACCTTTTCACAGAGGTATTTTCCGTTGGCGACTTGAGTTTGGTTGGAAACCTGTTCCTCAGTATGAGATGGAAAGACGTGAGGATGAAACAGACGGCATCAG gACACCTGTGATGGCTGGAGGACTGTTTTCTATTGataaaagttattttgaagaaataGGAACTTATGACACCGGAATGGATATTTGGGGTGGTGAAAATCTTGAAATATCATTTAGG ATCTGGATGTGTGGTGGCGCTATTGAAATGCTTCCTTGTTCACGTGTTGGACACGTGTTTAGACCACGCTTTCCGTACTCATTCCCCGCTCGTCCAGGGAGCGATCTGGATGTGGTGAGTCGCAATCTTATGCGAGTTGCTGATGTTTGGATGGATGACTACgccaaacatttttacaacatACGCTTTGAtcttaaaaagaagaaacacgATGATGTCAGTGACCGATTGGCTCTCAGAAAAAGATTGCAGTGCAAAAGTTTCAAGTGGTACTTGGAAAATGTTATCCCTGAGCTTGACGTCCCGGATGTGAACTTTGCAGCTGCTGGACAG ATCAGGAATCCTTCCACCGATCAATGTTTGGACACACTGGGGAAGAAAGATGATGCTCCATTAGGCCTGTATCAGTGTCACGGGCAAGGAGGGAATCAG TATTTTGTGTTAACAAGTAAAAGAGAACTAAAGTCCGAGGACAACTGTCTGGATTACAATGGCTATGACTTGTACTTAAGAGAATGCGATGGACTTTTGCAGAATCAGAAATGGGAATACAAG GATAACACGCTGTACCATCCTCGTCGGGATGTCTGCATTGACCGCGGCTCCAAAAACTCCGAACACGCCAAGGTCCGGGCTTgtgatggccgactttcacAAGTCTGGGAATTTTCGAAAACAGACGATATGGATTGA